From Streptomyces sp. NBC_00690, a single genomic window includes:
- a CDS encoding MFS transporter: MTAAAGQHTRADTDLATRASHHRGFWFAAVAFTVLMAFGTAPTPLWPLYAARDGFGTTTMTIAFTGMVAGAAVSFLTLGHLSDRFGRRRIIVPALVVGLVAAVVLIAWPTLPGLLTGRVLNGVGVGLMASTATTYLHDLYREAHPERRFSAVPATVATAANLGGLALGPLVAGSMAQWAPSPLVTTQAVFAAAMAVSLVLVLSSPETVDRQLQEKRPSRFALLPGARRVFAAAAAMGFVSFALLGFVSSLGATLIHDRLHIDSHLITGLTPFLMFASAALAQLAAGRLGLPRTLRTGAVVFPIGLTLTALSLYHPALWLLLIAVSVAGAGAGLLFKSGVTIGATVAEPASRAGVLSVYFVIGYIGMGVPSILFTIATQHIGLGSAVIGLASVLAIGAALSVALATSARQDIRH; encoded by the coding sequence ATGACGGCAGCCGCCGGCCAGCACACCAGGGCCGACACCGACCTTGCGACGCGCGCATCACACCACCGCGGCTTCTGGTTCGCGGCCGTGGCGTTCACGGTGTTGATGGCCTTCGGCACCGCGCCGACACCCCTGTGGCCCCTGTACGCGGCACGGGACGGCTTCGGTACGACCACCATGACCATCGCGTTCACCGGCATGGTCGCCGGTGCCGCGGTGAGCTTCTTGACGCTCGGGCATCTGTCCGACCGGTTCGGGCGTCGCCGGATCATCGTGCCGGCCCTGGTCGTCGGCCTGGTCGCGGCCGTCGTACTGATCGCATGGCCGACCCTGCCGGGTCTGCTGACCGGACGGGTGCTGAACGGCGTTGGGGTGGGGCTGATGGCCTCGACCGCCACGACGTATCTGCACGACCTGTACCGCGAGGCGCACCCCGAGCGCCGCTTCTCCGCCGTACCCGCGACCGTCGCCACCGCGGCGAACCTCGGTGGACTGGCCCTCGGCCCGCTGGTCGCCGGGTCCATGGCACAGTGGGCGCCGTCGCCCTTGGTGACGACACAGGCCGTGTTCGCCGCTGCGATGGCAGTCTCCCTGGTGCTGGTGCTGTCCAGCCCCGAGACCGTCGACCGGCAGCTCCAGGAGAAGCGCCCGAGCCGGTTCGCCCTGCTGCCCGGCGCTCGGAGGGTGTTCGCTGCTGCCGCGGCGATGGGCTTCGTCTCCTTCGCACTGCTCGGCTTCGTCTCTTCGCTCGGGGCGACCCTGATCCATGACCGGCTGCACATCGACTCCCACCTGATCACCGGTCTCACCCCGTTCCTGATGTTCGCGTCCGCGGCGCTGGCCCAACTCGCTGCCGGACGGCTCGGCCTGCCCCGTACCTTGCGGACCGGAGCGGTGGTCTTCCCCATCGGTCTGACCCTGACCGCGCTGTCGCTCTACCACCCTGCCCTCTGGCTCCTGCTCATCGCGGTCTCCGTCGCGGGTGCCGGCGCGGGCCTGCTGTTCAAGAGCGGTGTCACGATCGGTGCGACGGTCGCCGAGCCCGCGTCCCGTGCCGGTGTGCTCTCGGTGTACTTCGTCATCGGCTACATCGGAATGGGTGTGCCCTCGATCCTGTTCACCATCGCCACCCAGCACATCGGCCTTGGCAGTGCCGTGATCGGTCTGGCGAGCGTGCTGGCGATCGGTGCCGCCCTGTCCGTGGCCCTGGCCACCTCCGCACGGCAGGACATCCGACACTGA
- a CDS encoding HAAS signaling domain-containing protein, translating into MTLRRDQLVDDYLHRFDNASVFLAGDRRAELRQEIVEHIDVGLEEADAQHIEAVRGVLERLGPPADIVAAELGDRGSTGSTPVVTPTEPTVDVAAKEAIEQADRPAQDDKEEPPAPMPASVPRGRVFLLTGLTIAVLIAGFVVFGLAMADSGHPQESPAYLEPAISSSEGALPSEWPSEGGIEPTSPSSDGFSEPSGAASAPPF; encoded by the coding sequence GTGACCTTGAGGCGAGATCAACTCGTAGACGACTATTTGCACCGCTTCGACAACGCTTCCGTCTTTCTCGCCGGCGATCGGCGCGCAGAGCTGCGACAGGAGATCGTCGAGCACATAGACGTCGGTCTGGAGGAGGCGGACGCCCAACACATCGAAGCGGTTCGCGGGGTCCTGGAACGACTGGGACCACCCGCGGACATCGTGGCCGCCGAGCTGGGCGATCGAGGATCCACCGGCTCGACCCCCGTGGTCACACCGACGGAACCCACGGTCGACGTGGCGGCGAAAGAAGCGATCGAGCAGGCGGATCGGCCAGCACAGGACGACAAAGAGGAACCGCCCGCACCCATGCCGGCGTCAGTCCCGCGAGGTAGAGTCTTCCTCCTGACCGGGCTCACCATCGCCGTACTCATTGCGGGCTTTGTGGTCTTCGGCCTTGCCATGGCAGACAGCGGGCATCCCCAAGAATCACCCGCGTATCTGGAACCGGCCATCAGCTCATCCGAGGGTGCACTTCCGAGTGAGTGGCCATCGGAGGGGGGCATCGAGCCCACCTCGCCATCCTCGGACGGGTTCTCCGAGCCCTCGGGCGCTGCCAGTGCCCCGCCCTTCTGA
- a CDS encoding PadR family transcriptional regulator encodes MVLPGGARSRVSQLRRGVLQFCVLALLRDGERYAFELVRELCDAHGLVTSEGTIYPLLSRLRKEGWVNSAWRESDSGPPRRYYTLTATGRRALSDFAGEWGPFRTAVDNLLDREEGHQ; translated from the coding sequence ATGGTACTGCCGGGTGGAGCGCGTTCCAGGGTGAGTCAACTCCGTCGTGGAGTCCTACAGTTCTGTGTTCTGGCACTGCTTCGTGACGGCGAGCGGTATGCCTTCGAGCTGGTACGGGAGCTGTGCGATGCGCATGGGCTCGTGACCAGCGAAGGCACCATCTACCCACTGCTGTCGCGACTCCGGAAAGAGGGATGGGTCAACTCGGCCTGGCGGGAGTCCGACTCGGGTCCGCCCCGCCGCTACTACACCCTGACCGCAACCGGGCGACGGGCGCTGAGCGACTTCGCCGGTGAGTGGGGACCTTTCAGAACTGCCGTTGACAACCTCTTGGACCGTGAGGAGGGTCACCAGTGA
- a CDS encoding TetR/AcrR family transcriptional regulator C-terminal domain-containing protein, producing the protein MTRERITEAAIALLDEEGIERLTMRHLAQRMGIGATTLYWHIDTKDDVVDLATDAIFAEAPLPDGHDGTWQESVVALLSGCRSMLLRHPWSAALPLRQRPSIGPNFLTWLEFLQATLSRAGFGAQQTQAVCWLLYNHVLGSAASQSNFQWSKAERVAAQEQLRMEVDKYPTLVAYEYPLDEDWEANFHLGVKLVLAGLESQLSAVD; encoded by the coding sequence TTGACCAGGGAGCGCATCACCGAGGCGGCCATCGCCCTGCTGGATGAAGAGGGCATCGAGCGGCTGACCATGCGTCATCTCGCGCAGCGCATGGGCATCGGCGCCACGACTCTGTACTGGCACATCGACACCAAGGACGACGTCGTCGACCTGGCGACCGATGCCATCTTCGCGGAGGCGCCACTCCCCGACGGGCACGATGGGACCTGGCAGGAGAGTGTCGTCGCCCTCCTCTCCGGGTGTCGGTCCATGCTCCTGCGGCACCCGTGGTCCGCCGCGCTACCACTGCGTCAGCGACCTTCGATCGGGCCGAACTTCCTCACCTGGCTGGAGTTCCTCCAGGCCACACTGTCACGCGCCGGCTTCGGAGCACAGCAGACGCAAGCCGTTTGCTGGCTGCTGTACAACCATGTGCTGGGCTCCGCGGCGAGCCAGTCCAACTTCCAGTGGTCGAAGGCCGAGCGGGTAGCCGCACAGGAGCAGTTGCGGATGGAAGTCGACAAGTACCCCACGCTCGTGGCGTATGAGTACCCGCTCGACGAGGATTGGGAGGCGAATTTCCACCTGGGCGTGAAGCTCGTCCTCGCCGGCCTGGAATCACAACTGTCGGCAGTCGACTGA
- a CDS encoding glycosyltransferase family 2 protein, translating to MIPRPLAAHPHHSGTVLAGAIALTAAAAWAAQHAIAATHFGDATRGRLGAVWAVTFVLLMAQTIMYHFDRPYRATPRTARRLAELHVAVLVPVYNEDDGYLRLGLQSLLDQTRLPDSVHIVDDGSTSTQYPEVRQWWLAGAGRAGVHTTWRRVDNGGKRHAQGHGVRASPEADVYVTLDSDSCLAPNAIAEILIPFRRRSVQSVAGIVLATNHRANLLARITDLWLLTGQLVDRSALSTVGAVLVNSGPLAAYRAEVIRDNLDAYLSETFRGRPVTMSDDSLLTLYALLRGKTVQQPTAVVFSAMPEKFGHLCRMYLRWMRGSTIRSLWRMRYLPLDGVAYWIHLLRWFQVALSTSVLVWLLLVEPLKYGNAPDASFLLIPFLIGWAQGLRYLSIIRSDERIRSRVVTWMLMPLAVVFAWTVLRFMRWYGAATCANTGWGTRQGGAEVSLDGASVSAAQPSGTPADAEPFPAGPSHGGRSGAGRPNAGPVDTEPWAPAYHYPSPTHPEPLVETTLELRVLPVRAG from the coding sequence ATGATCCCGAGACCCCTGGCCGCCCACCCGCACCATTCCGGCACGGTGCTCGCCGGAGCCATCGCCTTGACCGCGGCTGCTGCCTGGGCGGCGCAGCACGCCATCGCCGCGACCCACTTCGGCGATGCGACCCGCGGTCGGCTCGGCGCCGTCTGGGCGGTCACCTTCGTCCTGCTGATGGCCCAGACGATCATGTACCACTTCGACCGGCCCTACCGCGCCACTCCCCGCACTGCCAGACGGCTGGCGGAACTCCACGTCGCCGTCCTCGTCCCTGTGTACAACGAGGACGACGGCTATCTACGTCTCGGACTGCAGTCCCTCCTGGACCAGACGAGGCTGCCCGACAGCGTGCACATCGTCGACGATGGATCCACCAGCACCCAGTACCCCGAGGTGAGGCAGTGGTGGCTGGCAGGGGCCGGACGGGCGGGTGTGCACACCACCTGGCGCCGCGTGGACAACGGAGGCAAACGCCATGCGCAGGGACACGGGGTACGGGCGAGCCCGGAGGCCGATGTCTATGTCACGCTCGACAGCGACAGTTGCCTCGCACCCAACGCCATCGCGGAGATACTCATACCGTTCCGGCGGCGTTCCGTGCAGTCCGTGGCGGGAATCGTCCTCGCCACCAACCACCGGGCCAATCTGCTGGCCCGGATCACCGACCTCTGGTTGTTGACCGGCCAGCTGGTCGACCGCTCGGCGCTATCCACGGTAGGTGCCGTGCTCGTCAACTCCGGCCCGTTGGCCGCCTATCGGGCCGAGGTCATCCGTGACAACCTCGACGCCTATCTGAGCGAGACCTTCCGCGGTCGGCCGGTGACCATGTCGGACGACAGTCTCCTGACCCTGTACGCGCTTCTGCGCGGAAAGACCGTCCAGCAGCCCACCGCAGTCGTCTTCTCCGCCATGCCCGAGAAGTTCGGCCATCTGTGCCGGATGTACCTGCGCTGGATGCGCGGCTCGACCATCCGTTCCCTGTGGCGCATGCGCTATCTGCCACTGGACGGCGTCGCCTACTGGATCCATCTGCTCCGCTGGTTCCAGGTCGCCCTGTCGACATCGGTTCTGGTCTGGCTACTGCTGGTCGAACCGCTGAAGTACGGCAACGCACCGGACGCTTCGTTCCTTCTGATCCCCTTCCTCATCGGTTGGGCCCAGGGGCTGCGCTATCTGAGCATCATCCGCTCCGATGAACGCATCCGTTCGAGGGTCGTGACCTGGATGCTGATGCCGCTGGCGGTGGTGTTCGCCTGGACCGTACTGCGCTTCATGCGCTGGTACGGGGCCGCCACCTGCGCCAACACCGGCTGGGGAACGCGACAAGGGGGTGCCGAGGTCTCCTTGGACGGTGCGTCGGTCTCCGCTGCACAACCATCGGGCACCCCAGCCGATGCGGAACCGTTCCCTGCCGGACCGTCCCACGGCGGGCGGTCCGGTGCAGGACGGCCCAACGCAGGGCCGGTCGACACCGAGCCATGGGCACCCGCGTACCACTACCCGTCCCCCACACATCCGGAGCCGCTCGTGGAGACGACCCTTGAGCTGCGTGTCCTTCCGGTCCGAGCGGGGTGA
- a CDS encoding nucleotide sugar dehydrogenase translates to MNIAVLGQGYVGLPLAMRAAEVGHHVIGYEPDLARCALLDSGESYVEDVPSHRLRNAIDARTYRATSDAADLKGFDVAVITVPTPLTDRAPDLTCVRAAARTLAGYIEPGCTVVLESTTHPGTTRDVLIPLLEEGSGFIAGRDFSVGFSPERIDPGNAVWRFENTPKVVAGLTADCLHRVRAFYDSIVEQTVPARGLEEAELAKVFENTFRHVNIALVNELAKLGHLLGIDVGDALDCAGTKPFGFMRFTPGPGVGGHCLPIDPVYLSHHVRQQLGETFRFVELAQEVNERQPAYVVERLQNSLNQSGKCLKGARILALGLTYKAGTSDTRESPARSVVDLLIAKGAHCTTVDPHLPTTPDADHLAEMTPEDLAAADAVIVLTDHPEFDFDAVHRLAPYVLDTRRVVPVGDHIEHL, encoded by the coding sequence ATGAACATCGCCGTACTGGGACAAGGCTATGTAGGACTCCCCCTGGCCATGCGTGCGGCTGAGGTCGGACACCACGTCATCGGCTACGAACCGGACCTCGCCCGGTGCGCTCTGCTCGACTCCGGCGAGTCGTACGTCGAGGACGTACCGTCCCACCGGCTGCGGAACGCGATCGACGCCCGCACCTACCGAGCGACGTCCGACGCGGCCGACCTCAAGGGCTTCGACGTCGCGGTCATCACGGTCCCAACGCCGCTCACCGATCGCGCACCGGACCTGACCTGCGTCCGTGCCGCAGCCCGTACGCTGGCCGGATACATCGAACCGGGTTGCACCGTGGTGCTGGAGTCGACGACCCACCCGGGCACCACCCGCGATGTCCTCATCCCTCTCCTCGAAGAGGGTTCAGGCTTCATCGCCGGCCGAGACTTCTCGGTCGGGTTCAGCCCGGAGCGCATCGATCCGGGCAATGCCGTCTGGCGCTTCGAGAACACGCCCAAGGTCGTCGCGGGGCTCACCGCCGACTGTCTCCACCGGGTCCGTGCCTTCTACGACTCGATCGTCGAGCAGACCGTGCCCGCGCGGGGGTTGGAGGAGGCCGAACTCGCCAAGGTCTTCGAGAACACCTTTCGCCATGTCAACATCGCGCTGGTCAATGAACTCGCCAAGCTCGGCCATCTGCTGGGCATCGACGTCGGGGACGCCCTCGACTGCGCGGGGACGAAGCCGTTCGGATTCATGCGGTTCACACCGGGCCCCGGGGTGGGCGGGCACTGCCTGCCGATAGATCCCGTGTACCTCTCCCACCACGTACGGCAGCAACTCGGTGAGACCTTCCGCTTCGTCGAGCTGGCGCAGGAGGTGAACGAGCGCCAACCGGCCTATGTCGTGGAGCGCCTCCAGAACTCCCTGAACCAGAGCGGCAAGTGCCTCAAGGGCGCCCGCATCCTCGCGCTGGGCCTGACCTACAAGGCGGGAACGTCCGACACCCGGGAGTCCCCCGCGCGGAGCGTCGTCGACCTCCTCATCGCCAAGGGCGCGCACTGCACCACGGTCGACCCCCATCTCCCCACGACGCCCGACGCCGACCACCTGGCCGAGATGACTCCCGAGGACCTCGCGGCGGCGGACGCGGTCATCGTGCTCACCGACCACCCCGAGTTCGACTTCGATGCCGTGCACCGGCTGGCCCCGTACGTCCTGGACACCCGTCGGGTGGTTCCGGTCGGCGATCACATCGAACACCTCTAG
- a CDS encoding amino acid permease produces the protein MSIPGPRWSNSTSAAPIDEEERLRELGYQPVLARRMGGFGNFAISFSVISILSGCMTLYAFGMNTGGPAVMMWGWAIVGLFVLCVGMALAEVTSAYPTSGALYYMADRLGGRKWGWYTGWLNLLGLLGAIAGIDYGAALFTGALLHLQWGFEPTPGTTMLIFICILLLHATLNLFGVRLVSVLNSISVWWHLGGVALIVGVLAVVPKDHQSPEFVFTEFVNNTGWENPIYVAAIGLLLAQYTFSGYDASAHLSEETSNASVTAAQGIVRAIWVSWIAGFALLAGLTFAIQDYDGALNSSSGVPPAQILLDALGTGGATALLLVIIVAQLFCGNAEVAAASRMVFAFSRDNALPGSALWRKVSSKTQTPVPAVWLSVGFACVLALPSLYSSTAYGAVTAINVIGITPAYVIPVYLKLRAGDRFEPGPWTLGKWSKPIGWIAVVWVAFVTVLFLLPQSSPVTVDTMNYASVALVTVLTLATVWWFVARGSYGTPKAYGSAREQAELEDQIV, from the coding sequence ATGTCCATACCCGGACCAAGATGGTCGAATTCGACCTCTGCGGCCCCGATCGACGAAGAGGAACGGCTGAGAGAGCTGGGCTATCAGCCCGTTCTCGCCCGCCGAATGGGAGGCTTCGGCAACTTCGCCATCAGCTTCTCCGTGATCTCCATCCTCTCCGGATGCATGACGCTGTACGCCTTCGGCATGAACACCGGTGGACCGGCGGTCATGATGTGGGGTTGGGCCATCGTCGGTCTGTTCGTCCTCTGTGTGGGCATGGCACTGGCCGAGGTGACCAGCGCGTACCCCACGTCGGGTGCGTTGTACTACATGGCCGACCGGCTCGGCGGGCGTAAGTGGGGTTGGTACACGGGCTGGTTGAACCTCCTCGGACTGCTCGGAGCCATCGCCGGCATCGACTACGGCGCCGCCCTGTTCACCGGTGCGCTGCTACACCTCCAGTGGGGGTTCGAACCCACCCCGGGCACCACGATGCTCATCTTCATCTGCATCCTGCTGCTGCACGCCACGCTGAACCTCTTCGGTGTGAGGCTGGTCAGCGTGCTCAACTCGATCAGCGTCTGGTGGCATCTGGGGGGCGTCGCCCTGATCGTCGGCGTGCTGGCCGTCGTGCCGAAGGACCACCAGTCCCCCGAGTTCGTGTTCACCGAGTTCGTCAACAACACCGGATGGGAGAACCCCATCTACGTCGCGGCGATCGGTCTACTGCTCGCCCAATACACTTTCTCGGGATACGACGCGTCGGCGCATCTCTCGGAGGAGACCTCTAACGCCTCCGTGACCGCCGCCCAGGGCATCGTGCGCGCGATCTGGGTCTCATGGATCGCGGGGTTCGCCCTGCTCGCGGGTCTCACGTTCGCCATCCAGGACTACGACGGCGCTCTCAACAGCTCATCCGGGGTGCCCCCGGCCCAGATTCTGTTGGACGCACTCGGCACCGGTGGTGCCACCGCACTGCTGCTCGTGATCATCGTCGCCCAGTTGTTCTGCGGCAATGCCGAGGTAGCCGCGGCGAGCCGCATGGTCTTCGCCTTCAGTCGGGACAATGCACTGCCCGGATCGGCGCTGTGGCGCAAGGTCAGCAGCAAGACGCAGACCCCCGTGCCCGCGGTGTGGCTGTCGGTGGGATTCGCCTGTGTGCTGGCGCTGCCTTCGCTCTACTCCTCGACCGCCTACGGCGCGGTGACCGCGATCAACGTCATCGGCATCACTCCCGCCTATGTGATCCCGGTCTATCTCAAGCTGCGGGCGGGCGACCGGTTCGAACCGGGGCCATGGACCCTCGGCAAGTGGAGCAAGCCCATCGGCTGGATCGCGGTGGTGTGGGTGGCCTTCGTGACCGTCCTCTTCCTGCTCCCGCAGTCGAGTCCGGTCACGGTGGACACCATGAACTACGCGTCGGTGGCACTGGTCACGGTGTTGACCCTGGCGACCGTCTGGTGGTTCGTCGCCCGCGGATCCTATGGAACGCCGAAGGCATACGGGTCGGCGCGCGAGCAGGCCGAACTGGAAGACCAGATCGTCTGA
- a CDS encoding FGGY family carbohydrate kinase produces the protein MSSAVLAVDQGTSGTKALVICPERGVIGTGTVPVYPRYGPGDRAEVDPMSLLDSVIAAGRQALAEAGEPVAAVGLANQGETVLAWDPSSGAPLTEAIVWQDRRAESICTELAPYADELAQLTGLPLDPYFAAGKMAWIRRERTREGVVTTSDAWLVHRLTGAFVTDAATAGRTQLLDLDDVTWSARARELFGLGSERMPDVVDSAGPVGTTTAFGATIPLTGLLVDQQAALLAQSVTEPGAAKCTYGTGAFLLAQTGKSPLRTSSGLVSCVAWRLGGRTDYCLDGQVYTVASAVRWLTELGVISGAADLDPIGSGVPDTGGVTFVPALAGLAAPWWRGDVRGSLSGLGLDTSPGHVVRALCEGIAAQITELAAAAAGDLDQPLSVLRVDGGLTRSALLMQTQADLLQIPIEVSALPDATALGVGAVARMGIVPGLTIEQAVPRWEPAAVYEPAISADEAAQRLERFRMHVDRLLDRSSSRPNR, from the coding sequence ATGTCCAGCGCCGTACTCGCCGTTGACCAAGGCACATCGGGAACCAAAGCCCTGGTCATCTGCCCCGAGCGTGGGGTGATCGGCACCGGGACCGTACCGGTGTACCCGCGGTACGGTCCCGGCGACCGTGCGGAAGTGGATCCGATGTCACTTCTCGACTCCGTCATTGCAGCAGGTCGGCAGGCCCTCGCAGAGGCCGGCGAGCCCGTGGCAGCCGTCGGTCTGGCCAATCAAGGGGAGACGGTGCTTGCCTGGGACCCCTCAAGCGGTGCGCCCCTGACCGAGGCCATCGTGTGGCAGGACCGTCGGGCCGAGTCCATCTGCACCGAGCTGGCCCCGTACGCCGACGAGCTCGCCCAGCTCACCGGTCTGCCCCTCGACCCCTACTTCGCGGCTGGGAAGATGGCCTGGATACGGCGGGAGCGGACCCGTGAGGGTGTGGTCACCACCAGCGACGCCTGGCTGGTCCACCGGCTGACCGGCGCCTTCGTCACCGACGCGGCCACCGCCGGCCGGACACAGTTGCTCGACCTTGATGACGTCACCTGGTCGGCGCGGGCACGGGAACTCTTCGGGCTCGGTTCGGAACGCATGCCGGACGTCGTCGACTCGGCAGGTCCGGTGGGCACCACGACCGCCTTCGGTGCGACCATTCCGCTGACCGGTCTGCTCGTCGACCAGCAGGCGGCCCTGTTGGCGCAGAGCGTCACGGAACCGGGGGCGGCCAAGTGCACCTACGGGACCGGGGCCTTCCTCCTCGCCCAGACCGGAAAGTCCCCCCTGCGCACCAGCAGCGGTCTCGTCAGCTGTGTCGCCTGGCGATTGGGCGGGCGCACCGACTACTGCCTCGACGGACAGGTGTACACGGTCGCCTCTGCCGTGCGATGGCTCACCGAACTCGGAGTGATCTCCGGGGCTGCCGACCTCGATCCGATCGGATCGGGCGTACCGGACACCGGGGGAGTGACGTTTGTGCCCGCACTGGCCGGCCTGGCCGCCCCGTGGTGGCGCGGTGACGTGCGCGGTTCGCTCAGTGGACTCGGTCTGGACACCTCGCCCGGCCATGTGGTGCGCGCCCTGTGCGAGGGCATCGCGGCCCAGATCACCGAGTTGGCCGCGGCTGCCGCCGGCGATCTGGACCAACCGCTCTCCGTGCTGCGCGTGGATGGCGGATTGACCCGGTCCGCACTGCTGATGCAGACCCAGGCCGACCTGCTCCAGATCCCGATCGAGGTCTCGGCGTTGCCCGATGCCACCGCGCTCGGTGTCGGGGCGGTCGCCCGCATGGGGATCGTCCCGGGTCTCACCATCGAACAGGCGGTGCCCCGATGGGAGCCCGCCGCCGTGTACGAGCCCGCCATCAGCGCGGACGAGGCGGCGCAGCGCCTCGAACGATTCCGTATGCACGTGGACCGGCTGCTCGACCGGTCGAGCAGCCGACCCAACCGGTAG
- a CDS encoding NAD(P)-dependent oxidoreductase: MKLVIFGANGPTGRLTVEQAMMEGHEVTAVTRRPDAFPLDDTRLSVVKADILDPDGVHRVVAGHDGVISTVGVPYTKEPVTVYSEGTANVIKAMDAHGIRRLVCVSSIGANYEDAPGEALVFRKVIVPILLRMGRPLYEDTSRMEDIVSASGLDWTVVRPAGLFDATTVSDYTVSKLRHPGWFTSRRDLADALVREAVDNLNPNSRVEVITTEGVPNYFQVFVKEALHIGKK, translated from the coding sequence ATGAAGCTGGTCATCTTCGGAGCGAACGGCCCTACGGGCCGGCTGACTGTCGAACAGGCGATGATGGAGGGCCACGAGGTCACCGCAGTGACTCGGCGGCCCGATGCCTTCCCGCTCGATGACACCCGATTAAGTGTGGTCAAGGCGGACATCCTCGACCCCGATGGGGTGCACCGTGTGGTCGCCGGCCACGACGGAGTCATCTCCACCGTCGGTGTTCCCTATACGAAGGAGCCGGTGACGGTCTATTCGGAAGGCACCGCCAATGTCATCAAGGCGATGGACGCGCATGGCATTCGTCGGCTGGTCTGCGTCAGCTCGATCGGAGCCAACTACGAGGACGCACCCGGTGAAGCGCTCGTCTTCCGCAAGGTCATCGTTCCGATCCTGCTCAGGATGGGCCGTCCCCTCTACGAGGACACGAGTCGGATGGAGGACATCGTCAGCGCCAGCGGCTTGGACTGGACGGTCGTCCGTCCTGCAGGTCTCTTCGACGCCACGACCGTGAGCGACTACACCGTCAGCAAGCTTCGCCACCCCGGTTGGTTCACCTCGCGCAGGGACCTGGCTGACGCGCTGGTGCGCGAGGCGGTCGACAACCTCAACCCGAACTCCCGAGTTGAGGTCATCACCACCGAGGGCGTTCCCAACTACTTCCAGGTCTTCGTCAAGGAGGCCCTGCACATCGGCAAGAAGTGA